In one Rhodococcus sp. B50 genomic region, the following are encoded:
- a CDS encoding LysR family transcriptional regulator, whose protein sequence is MPRTDAVPNYTIRQLAAFVAVAEWGTITAAADAMHMSHSAVSSAITDLEKALAVKLLVRQRARGVKLTPTGHAVLERAKMLLHHASELESDARSEAGDVVGPVAVGCYLSLAPTLLPALIAEFTRAHPRADVDFREDTQTRLRMLLDSHELDVAFLYDLDLEPGLETVTLDVREPMVLVSADHPLAGASRVRLRDLADEPMVLLDAPPSSGHALRVCAEAGFTPSIAYRTQTFETARSFVGRGLGWTLLVQRPAVDVTYEGRALVLLPIVDPTPEPVPVVLAWRKDALPSRVAQTFTDFVVDAARTA, encoded by the coding sequence ATGCCCAGGACGGACGCGGTGCCCAACTACACGATCAGGCAACTCGCGGCCTTCGTCGCCGTTGCCGAGTGGGGCACCATCACCGCGGCCGCCGACGCGATGCACATGTCGCACTCGGCGGTGTCCTCCGCGATCACCGATCTGGAGAAGGCCCTCGCGGTGAAGCTCCTCGTCCGGCAACGCGCGCGCGGAGTCAAGCTGACGCCGACCGGTCACGCGGTGCTCGAACGGGCGAAGATGCTGCTGCACCACGCGAGCGAACTCGAGAGCGATGCGCGTTCGGAGGCGGGCGACGTCGTCGGGCCTGTGGCGGTGGGGTGCTACCTCTCACTCGCCCCGACGTTGTTGCCCGCTCTCATCGCCGAGTTCACCCGCGCCCATCCCCGGGCCGACGTCGATTTCCGCGAGGACACCCAGACTCGTCTGCGGATGCTGCTCGACTCACACGAACTCGACGTGGCCTTCCTCTACGACCTGGATCTCGAACCGGGACTCGAGACGGTCACCCTCGACGTGCGTGAGCCCATGGTGCTCGTCTCGGCCGATCACCCCCTCGCCGGCGCCTCGCGGGTACGCCTGCGCGACCTCGCCGACGAACCGATGGTGCTCCTCGACGCTCCGCCGAGTTCGGGGCACGCCCTGCGGGTGTGCGCCGAGGCGGGCTTCACCCCGTCCATCGCGTACCGGACCCAGACCTTCGAGACGGCGCGATCGTTCGTCGGCCGCGGACTGGGGTGGACTCTGCTCGTGCAGCGGCCTGCCGTCGACGTCACCTACGAGGGCCGGGCACTCGTCCTGCTGCCCATAGTCGACCCGACTCCGGAACCCGTTCCGGTCGTGCTCGCCTGGCGCAAGGACGCCCTCCCGAGCCGTGTTGCCCAAACTTTCACCGACTTCGTCGTCGATGCCGCGAGGACTGCGTAA
- a CDS encoding permease prefix domain 1-containing protein produces MTLDAHLESRIAGWRSYVADRRVISPSDIDEMEDHLREQISEFVSVGLTADEAFLVAVGRMGGLDEISHEFAQEHSDRLWKQLVLTRHGGEEAGTPRRRRELAVVLACALGAGLAVRAGLEWLPETALLRNAAVLVLPFLALYFAWKREMSPKSSALLAVPFVLSAVVLNVFPFEPGGATEVIAAIHAPVVLWFVVGAAYVAGQWRSHRRRMDFVRFTGEWAVYLALLALGGGVLMGLTAGAFSALGIDLEPFFEQWIVPFAPAGAIVVAAWLVEAKQQVVENIAPVLTRVFTPVTILMLVALFVAVVASHSVVDVDRGLLILMDLILVLVLGLLLYSISARDPHAAPDVFDLLQVVLIAAALAVDLLMLTAMASRIAEFGFTANKVTALGLNLVLMVNLVWAARLGVSFLRGRAGFAAVERWQMRYLPVYFGWAALAVVVIPPLFRFV; encoded by the coding sequence ATGACACTCGATGCGCACCTCGAATCCCGGATCGCCGGCTGGCGCAGTTACGTCGCCGACCGCCGGGTGATCTCGCCCTCCGACATCGACGAAATGGAAGACCATCTCCGCGAACAGATCTCGGAGTTCGTGTCGGTCGGATTGACGGCCGACGAGGCGTTCCTGGTCGCGGTCGGCAGGATGGGAGGTCTCGACGAGATCTCCCACGAGTTCGCCCAGGAGCACTCCGACCGCCTGTGGAAGCAACTCGTCCTCACCCGCCACGGCGGAGAGGAAGCCGGAACCCCGCGTCGCCGCAGAGAACTCGCGGTCGTCCTCGCCTGCGCGCTCGGCGCCGGACTGGCCGTGCGGGCCGGGCTCGAGTGGCTCCCGGAGACCGCGCTCCTGCGCAACGCCGCCGTGCTCGTCCTGCCGTTCCTCGCGTTGTACTTCGCGTGGAAACGGGAGATGAGCCCGAAGAGCAGTGCGCTTCTTGCCGTTCCGTTCGTCCTCTCGGCGGTCGTGCTCAACGTGTTCCCCTTCGAGCCGGGTGGTGCCACCGAGGTCATCGCGGCGATCCACGCCCCGGTCGTCCTGTGGTTCGTGGTGGGCGCGGCCTACGTCGCAGGGCAATGGCGTTCCCATCGCCGACGCATGGACTTCGTGCGCTTCACCGGGGAATGGGCTGTGTACCTGGCGCTGCTCGCGCTGGGAGGCGGCGTGCTCATGGGGCTGACCGCCGGTGCCTTCAGCGCCCTGGGGATCGACCTCGAACCGTTCTTCGAACAGTGGATCGTCCCGTTCGCACCGGCCGGAGCGATCGTCGTCGCGGCGTGGCTCGTCGAAGCGAAACAGCAGGTCGTGGAGAACATCGCACCCGTACTCACCCGGGTGTTCACACCCGTCACGATCCTCATGCTGGTCGCGCTGTTCGTCGCGGTGGTCGCCTCCCACAGCGTCGTCGACGTCGACCGGGGCCTGCTGATCCTCATGGACCTGATCCTCGTGCTCGTACTCGGGCTCCTGCTGTATTCCATCTCGGCCCGCGACCCGCATGCCGCACCGGACGTCTTCGATCTGTTGCAGGTCGTGCTGATCGCCGCGGCGCTCGCTGTCGATCTGCTGATGCTCACCGCGATGGCCTCGCGCATCGCCGAGTTCGGCTTCACCGCGAACAAGGTCACCGCGCTCGGCCTGAACCTCGTCCTCATGGTGAATCTGGTGTGGGCGGCCCGGCTCGGTGTGTCGTTTCTGCGGGGACGCGCCGGTTTCGCAGCCGTCGAGCGGTGGCAGATGCGGTATCTGCCCGTCTACTTCGGGTGGGCGGCGCTGGCGGTCGTCGTGATTCCACCGCTGTTCCGGTTCGTCTGA
- a CDS encoding PadR family transcriptional regulator, which translates to MFIEKDLVAASATPLVLGILAEGESYGYAIIKRVNELSQGRMQWTDGMLYPLLHRLERAGHVSATWRVADNGRRRKHYAITDAGREVLAERAAQWTVVADALHQVWQSAQLPPAAAPGWS; encoded by the coding sequence ATGTTCATCGAGAAGGATCTGGTGGCCGCCTCCGCCACCCCGCTCGTGCTCGGCATCCTCGCCGAGGGCGAGTCGTACGGGTACGCGATCATCAAACGCGTCAACGAGCTGTCGCAAGGCCGGATGCAATGGACCGACGGGATGCTCTATCCCCTCCTGCACCGCCTCGAGCGGGCGGGGCACGTGTCCGCCACCTGGCGCGTCGCCGACAACGGGCGCCGCCGCAAGCATTACGCCATCACCGACGCGGGTCGTGAGGTCCTCGCCGAACGGGCGGCGCAGTGGACGGTCGTCGCCGACGCGCTGCACCAGGTGTGGCAGTCGGCCCAATTGCCTCCCGCGGCCGCACCGGGGTGGTCGTGA
- a CDS encoding hydroxymethylglutaryl-CoA lyase produces MILRDVTLRDGLQLTGKLLPTERKVEIVRALLAAGVPELEIGSLARADLVPPMANTLDLVAALTEEELDRCWIWVATPRHVEKAIAAGARRFQYCFSVSDAHNRANIGRDTEDSIAAMPAAIERAHAAGGSIQLCLATSFTCPFDGPVDPDRVVEIACDPRTDGAADIVVADTLGQAVPGQVSSLVARLAAESPDRRIVYHGHDTWGLGVADSLAAIDAGATVVDGALAGLGGCPFAPGASGNTASEDLLFATRPSWLDPEVFGALVRLGEDIVAELDEPNRSRARQGARSEAEAFDWVLR; encoded by the coding sequence GTGATCCTGCGCGACGTGACCCTGCGCGACGGCCTCCAGCTGACCGGCAAGCTGCTGCCCACCGAACGCAAGGTGGAGATCGTGCGGGCGTTGCTCGCGGCGGGAGTCCCCGAACTCGAGATCGGCTCCCTGGCCCGCGCCGACCTCGTGCCGCCGATGGCGAACACCCTCGATCTCGTCGCGGCACTGACCGAGGAGGAACTCGACCGCTGCTGGATCTGGGTCGCCACGCCGCGTCACGTCGAGAAGGCGATCGCGGCGGGGGCCCGCCGGTTCCAGTACTGCTTCTCGGTATCCGACGCCCACAACCGCGCCAACATCGGCCGCGACACCGAGGACAGCATCGCCGCGATGCCGGCGGCGATCGAGCGGGCCCACGCCGCCGGCGGCAGCATCCAGTTGTGCCTGGCCACCTCGTTCACGTGCCCGTTCGACGGGCCGGTCGACCCCGACCGGGTCGTCGAGATCGCGTGCGACCCACGCACCGACGGAGCCGCCGACATCGTCGTCGCCGACACCCTGGGGCAGGCCGTGCCCGGGCAGGTGTCGTCGCTGGTCGCGCGACTGGCCGCCGAATCCCCCGACCGACGGATCGTCTACCACGGACACGACACCTGGGGCCTGGGTGTCGCCGACAGCCTCGCCGCGATCGACGCCGGCGCGACCGTCGTCGACGGTGCGCTCGCCGGCCTCGGGGGGTGTCCGTTCGCGCCGGGTGCGAGCGGCAACACCGCGAGCGAGGACCTGCTGTTCGCGACGCGTCCGTCGTGGCTGGACCCGGAGGTCTTCGGCGCCCTGGTCCGCCTCGGTGAGGACATCGTCGCCGAACTGGACGAACCGAACCGGTCGCGTGCCCGGCAGGGCGCCCGCTCGGAGGCCGAGGCATTCGACTGGGTGCTGCGGTGA
- a CDS encoding glycerate kinase → MTRILIAPDSFKGTYTAVEVADAIAAGVESAGHTAIRMPVADGGEGTLDALAEPLGLTRTDVEAVNPWHAPCRGLLGMSPDGTAVVELATASGITTPHDGPRDAVTADTYGTGMVMADAVRRGARHIVVAAGGSATTDGGAGAIAAIDERGGLGDARVTVLSDVTTRYTDAARIFGPQKGADPAAVALLTRRLEETALTLPRDPREVDGTGAAGGFSGGMWSRFGAELRSGADFVLDAVGFDDAVRTADLVVVGEGRLDGQSRAGKIVSAILARCGKVPVVAVVGSVGDDLGDYRARFEEVVVASDAAALTRAGRALRP, encoded by the coding sequence GTGACGCGCATCCTGATCGCCCCCGACAGTTTCAAGGGCACCTACACCGCCGTCGAGGTCGCCGATGCGATCGCGGCCGGAGTGGAGAGTGCCGGGCACACTGCGATCCGGATGCCTGTCGCGGACGGCGGCGAGGGCACACTCGACGCGCTCGCCGAACCACTCGGTCTCACCCGGACGGACGTCGAGGCCGTGAACCCGTGGCACGCACCGTGCCGCGGGCTGCTGGGAATGTCGCCGGACGGGACGGCGGTCGTCGAACTCGCCACGGCGAGCGGCATCACCACCCCGCACGACGGTCCGCGTGACGCCGTCACCGCCGACACCTACGGCACCGGCATGGTCATGGCGGACGCCGTCCGACGCGGGGCGCGGCACATCGTCGTCGCTGCCGGTGGATCGGCGACGACCGACGGTGGTGCGGGCGCGATCGCCGCGATCGACGAGCGGGGTGGGCTCGGCGACGCACGCGTGACCGTGCTCTCCGACGTCACGACCCGCTACACCGACGCTGCACGGATCTTCGGGCCGCAGAAGGGTGCCGATCCGGCCGCCGTCGCACTGCTCACGCGCCGCCTCGAGGAGACAGCGCTGACGCTCCCGCGCGATCCGCGGGAGGTGGACGGCACGGGTGCGGCCGGTGGCTTCTCCGGCGGCATGTGGTCGCGGTTCGGTGCCGAACTGCGCTCGGGCGCCGACTTCGTGCTCGACGCAGTGGGTTTCGACGACGCAGTGCGCACCGCCGATCTCGTGGTCGTCGGCGAAGGACGGCTCGACGGCCAGTCGCGGGCGGGCAAGATCGTCTCGGCGATCCTCGCACGCTGCGGCAAGGTGCCGGTAGTCGCGGTGGTCGGTTCCGTCGGCGACGATCTCGGCGACTATCGTGCCCGGTTCGAGGAGGTCGTCGTGGCGTCCGATGCCGCGGCGCTCACACGCGCGGGTCGCGCACTGCGCCCCTGA
- a CDS encoding LppA family lipoprotein — MPRIRAGLCVALLAPLVTACTTTVTPVAMPEPVAATSAGAVEFYTAVQRDVLTALSAEFPGVRFEPKYASTTAGCTLPDGASGVTVHLPIHGSGRPVPVDELDRAARVFEHTAARAGFHGRHILPPDTGFAVRMFAADGSYITFGSYVAASVGLTVGCYRK; from the coding sequence ATGCCGAGAATCCGCGCCGGGCTGTGCGTCGCCCTGCTGGCACCGCTCGTGACCGCGTGCACCACCACGGTGACGCCGGTCGCGATGCCCGAGCCGGTAGCCGCGACCAGCGCGGGCGCGGTCGAGTTCTACACCGCTGTGCAGCGCGACGTCCTCACGGCGCTGTCCGCCGAGTTCCCCGGGGTCCGATTCGAACCGAAGTACGCGAGTACCACCGCCGGATGCACGCTGCCCGACGGCGCCTCGGGTGTCACGGTGCACCTTCCGATCCACGGATCGGGGCGACCGGTGCCGGTGGACGAACTCGACCGTGCCGCCAGGGTCTTCGAGCACACGGCGGCGCGGGCCGGCTTCCACGGCCGGCACATACTTCCCCCGGACACCGGCTTCGCCGTCCGGATGTTCGCGGCCGACGGCTCCTACATCACCTTCGGAAGTTACGTCGCCGCGAGCGTCGGACTCACCGTCGGTTGTTACCGGAAGTAG
- a CDS encoding alpha/beta hydrolase: MDDLAGWDPDALDRLAAELALCADAVDAVSGDVLRWASFGGTWRGAAHDRAWSVSSSRSRELAAQAESYRQAAGCARFVVPRLRALHAELGELRSRAAARGRVLDDDELLAAPVRALLVRADALDREAAARLRDGSDSADTAPGGGEGIHTAFPRSGPVPALPDPGADPLEVARWWNGLDGAARTALVAEHPERIGALDGIPAAARDLANRALLDGERRRLESVAARLQAELDAMFLGGTAVASLGVTGLFTDADAGLEQTLRKLEALDAIDATLAHGDRQLLALDLSGREAMAAVAVGDVDTAEHVAVFVPGAGSTVQGNLEGYDAQVAALRDSARLRLTDDSGSEPAVAAVTWLNYQAPQWGWGLAFTERSPASDLAARIAAPRLAGFLDGITASRNDDPRITTVGHSYGAVVSGLALKDTGVADAAVFAGAPGIGTGDVGDLRIPPGSAYLVEADCDIVADVGTFGGDPSFLDGLTHLPAGPGITSAGAPLAGITGHSSYLAPGTSSSHHIAGVVAGTAERSTP, from the coding sequence GTGGACGATCTGGCGGGCTGGGACCCGGATGCGCTCGACCGATTGGCGGCCGAACTCGCGCTGTGCGCCGACGCGGTCGACGCCGTGTCCGGCGACGTCCTGCGGTGGGCGTCCTTCGGAGGCACCTGGCGGGGTGCGGCGCACGACAGGGCGTGGTCCGTATCGTCCTCGCGCAGCAGGGAGCTCGCGGCGCAGGCCGAGTCGTATCGACAGGCGGCCGGGTGCGCGCGGTTCGTCGTACCGCGACTGCGGGCACTGCACGCGGAACTGGGCGAACTGCGGTCCCGGGCCGCGGCGCGGGGTCGCGTCCTCGACGACGACGAACTGCTCGCGGCGCCGGTGCGCGCCCTGCTCGTCCGCGCCGATGCTCTGGACCGGGAGGCCGCCGCTCGGTTGCGCGACGGATCCGACTCGGCGGACACCGCTCCCGGAGGCGGTGAAGGCATCCATACCGCGTTCCCACGATCCGGACCGGTGCCGGCCCTGCCGGATCCGGGCGCCGACCCCCTCGAGGTCGCGCGATGGTGGAACGGGCTCGACGGGGCGGCACGCACCGCGCTGGTCGCCGAGCATCCCGAGCGGATCGGTGCGCTCGACGGAATCCCGGCTGCGGCTCGCGATCTCGCCAATCGCGCTCTGCTCGACGGCGAACGCCGCCGACTCGAATCGGTCGCGGCGCGGTTGCAGGCCGAACTCGACGCGATGTTCCTCGGCGGCACTGCGGTCGCGAGCCTCGGCGTCACGGGATTGTTCACCGACGCAGACGCGGGGTTGGAGCAGACGCTGCGGAAGCTCGAGGCCCTCGACGCGATCGACGCGACCCTCGCCCACGGCGACCGGCAACTCCTCGCCCTCGACCTGTCCGGACGTGAGGCGATGGCGGCCGTCGCCGTCGGGGACGTCGACACCGCCGAGCACGTGGCCGTCTTCGTCCCCGGCGCGGGTTCGACCGTGCAGGGCAATCTGGAGGGTTACGACGCCCAGGTCGCGGCCCTGCGCGACTCCGCTCGGCTCCGCCTCACCGACGACTCCGGCAGCGAACCCGCGGTCGCGGCCGTCACCTGGTTGAATTACCAAGCTCCCCAATGGGGCTGGGGTCTCGCATTCACCGAACGCAGTCCCGCCTCCGACCTCGCCGCCCGGATCGCCGCTCCTCGGCTCGCCGGCTTCCTCGACGGCATCACGGCGTCGCGCAACGACGACCCGCGCATCACGACGGTCGGGCACTCGTACGGAGCGGTCGTCTCCGGCCTGGCGCTGAAGGACACCGGTGTGGCCGATGCGGCGGTGTTCGCCGGCGCTCCGGGAATCGGGACCGGCGACGTGGGCGACCTGCGTATCCCACCCGGATCGGCCTATCTCGTCGAAGCCGACTGCGACATCGTCGCCGACGTGGGCACCTTCGGTGGCGACCCGAGCTTCCTCGACGGTCTCACCCATCTTCCCGCGGGCCCCGGCATCACCTCGGCCGGTGCCCCGCTCGCGGGCATCACCGGCCACAGCTCGTATCTCGCCCCTGGAACGTCGAGTTCCCACCACATCGCCGGTGTCGTCGCGGGCACCGCAGAACGGAGTACACCGTGA